A genome region from Manihot esculenta cultivar AM560-2 chromosome 5, M.esculenta_v8, whole genome shotgun sequence includes the following:
- the LOC110616174 gene encoding protein CUP-SHAPED COTYLEDON 3: protein MLAVEELLFELTGEDRNDQGLPPGFRFHPTDEELITFYLASKVFNGSFCGVEIAEVDLNRCEPWELPDVAKMGEREWYFFSLRDRKYPTGLRTNRATGAGYWKATGKDREVYSASTGALLGMKKTLVFYKGRAPRGEKTKWVMHEYRLDGDFSYRHACKEEWVICRIFHKTVEKKNGLVHGQGFLLEAASPPISSSLPSLLEAPSSMLECLAQAPTEALQNPFLIHHRESDLKSLLVSQPHVLSGNGLFQPSFTPAPITINTRETNKSIDTNTNNNPSPSMLVKSLLSHQDCTLKEHSTIPKQCKTEPHFSHFQLPDANLNWEDKMHPSPYQYPLSFEMDCSALGILAAAADSGITTHETSTSIVFNRAGFQMMLDTPIRLPAESWPLDT from the exons ATGTTGGCTGTTGAAGAGCTTCTGTTTGAGCTCACTGGGGAAGATAGAAATGACCAGGGTTTGCCTCCAGGGTTTAGATTCCATCCCACTGATGAAGAGCTTATCACTTTCTATCTTGCTTCAAAGGTCTTCAATGGGAGCTTTTGTGGTGTAGAAATCGCTGAAGTTGATCTTAACAGATGTGAGCCCTGGGAGCTTCCGG ATGTGGCAAAAATGGGGGAGAGGGAATGGTACTTCTTTAGCCTGAGGGACAGGAAGTACCCAACAGGGCTGAGAACAAATAGAGCAACCGGAGCTGGCTACTGGAAGGCCACAGGGAAAGATAGGGAAGTGTACAGTGCCTCAACTGGTGCTTTACTTGGCATGAAAAAGACCCTCGTTTTCTACAAGGGCAGAGCTCCTAGAGGTGAGAAGACCAAGTGGGTCATGCATGAGTACCGCTTGGATGGTGATTTTTCCTACCGCCACGCGTGTAAG GAGGAATGGGTGATTTGCAGGATATTTCACAAAACTGTGGAAAAGAAAAATGGCCTTGTGCATGGGCAAGGCTTTCTCTTGGAAGCTGCATCACCACCCATCTCTAGTTCCTTGCCTTCATTGCTTGAAGCTCCATCTAGTATGTTAGAATGTCTAGCTCAGGCTCCAACGGAAGCCCTCCAAAATCCTTTTCTGATTCACCACCGAGAAAGTGATCTCAAAAGTTTACTAGTCTCTCAACCTCATGTACTGTCTGGAAATGGGTTATTTCAACCCTCTTTTACACCAGCTCCCATCACAATCAACACTAGAGAAACAAACAAAAGCATAGACACAAACACCAACAACAACCCGTCACCATCGATGCTCGTCAAGTCCCTACTCTCGCATCAAGATTGCACTTTGAAGGAACACTCCACTATTCCCAAACAGTGCAAGACAGAGCCACACTTTTCCCATTTTCAACTACCTGATGCTAACTTGAACTGGGAGGATAAGATGCATCCGAGCCCATACCAATATCCCTTGTCTTTTGAGATGGATTGCAGTGCTTTAGGGATCTTAGCAGCTGCTGCTGATTCAGGTATTACTACCCATGAGACGTCCACTTCAATTGTTTTCAACAGGGCCGGCTTTCAGATGATGTTAGATACTCCCATCAGACTCCCTGCCGAATCTTGGCCATTGGATACTTAA